One stretch of Gadus chalcogrammus isolate NIFS_2021 chromosome 14, NIFS_Gcha_1.0, whole genome shotgun sequence DNA includes these proteins:
- the sema6dl gene encoding sema domain, transmembrane domain (TM), and cytoplasmic domain, (semaphorin) 6D, like isoform X1: MGRRALPALCELLLLLLLTASLTVLAVSFPEDNTPLDVVDAHFSRQYPVFRGRPSGNESQHRLDFQLMTKIQDTLFIAGRDQVYLVSLRESYRNEIIPYRKLTWRSGPADREMCAVKGKHRDECHNFIKVLVPRNDDLVFICGTNGFNPMCRYYRLDNLEFDGEEISGLARCPFDSKQTNVALFADGKLYSATVADFQASDAVIYRSMGDGSALRTIKYDSKWLKEPHFLHAVEYGNYVYFFYREIAVEHNSLGKAVYSRVARICKNDVGGSQRVLEKHWTSFAKARLNCSVPGESFFYFDVLQSVTDIIHIDGVPSVVGVFTTQMNSIPGSAVCAFSMGDIEKVFQGRFKEQKTPDSVWTPFPEEKLPKPRPGCCAGQGPAESFKSSIEFPDETLQFIKSHPLMDTPVPSIRDEPWFTKTRVRYRLTALAVDTAAGPHQNYTVVFIGSEAGVVLKVLAKTTSASLNDSLLLEEIDVFNKAKCLSSHEDDKRVLSLHVDADTHSLYVAFSSCVIRIPLSRCERHTSCHKSCIALRDPYCGWKSHGACEKIQPGVLTGYEQDVEFGDTAQLGDCHAFLPSTSAPGYKSFGDPTSDMDFSSAPVTAGLPSGPILPPVLIPTQSPGSGPDPDAFGSGHVLQDDPATSHSLDSVPGGHEGIWDIQASEANQMVHMNILITCVFAAFLLGALLAGLVVFCYRDSVLHKPRRVRKDAEAVPPCSDSTESFAKLNGLFDSPVKEYHPNMDSPKMYTNLLSNGKDLASPNGDVKTMILCDGCQPPELAALPTPESTPVLQQKGLQPIKNQWERASAKVSSSRKESNPAAKSSQFLPSSPPPPPTANPHHPHPPLGHSHIPSAVVLPNATHEHPDDERADGAPPCLSDKKAKNPEAKGSRKEQKRSVDARNTLNDLLKHLNEAGANPKGLLQEGPGPRPRPHLMLEPMEALTEVPPKVPSREASLYSPSSSLPRHSPTKRVDVPMPSSPTGSLSMGGTLERQARGYHLHRSASHRQSLSTSPNGVTMGVSMSRQHSMNRGGGYMPPTPPSRMDSHGGAMAAGMHSPHPPSLSRQSSYSGYGSLPRTGVKRTPSLKPDVPPKPNGFPPQTPQMRVVNKFSY, encoded by the exons ATGGGCCGGAGAGCACTGCCTGCGCTCTGTGAGCTGCTGCTACTTCTGCTCCTGACCGCCTCGCTCACCGTCCTCGCTGTCAGCTTCCCGGAGGACAACACACCCCTCGATGTGGTCGACGCCCACT TTTCGAGGCAGTACCCTGTTTTCAGAGGCAGGCCCTCTGGAAACGAGTCGCAGCATCGCCTCGACTTTCAACTGATGACCAAGATACAGGATACCTTGTTCATCGCtggcag AGACCAGGTGTACCTTGTGAGCCTCAGAGAGTCCTATAGGAATGAGATCATTCCGTACAgg AAGCTAACATGGCGATCGGGCCCAGCAGACCGAGAGATGTGCGCTGTCAAAGGGAAACACAGA gacgAGTGCCATAACTTTATTAAAGTTCTGGTTCCCCGGAACGATGACCTTGTCTTCATCTGCGGGACCAACGGCTTTAACCCCATGTGCCGGTACTACAGG CTGGACAACCTGGAGTTTGACGGAGAAGAGATAAGCGGACTGGCACGTTGTCCCTTTGACTCCAAACAGACCAATGTTGCACTTTTCGCag ACGGGAAGCTGTACTCTGCCACCGTGGCCGACTTCCAGGCCAGCGACGCTGTGATCTACCGCAGCATGGGGGACGGCTCGGCCCTGCGCACCATCAAATACGATTCCAAGTGGCTTAAAG AACCCCATTTCCTCCATGCAGTGGAGTACGGCAACTACGTCTACTTCTTCTACCGGGAGATCGCGGTGGAGCACAACAGCCTGGGCAAG GCCGTGTACTCCCGGGTGGCGCGGATCTGCAAGAACGACGTGGGTGGCTCCCAGCGGGTGCTGGAGAAGCACTGGACATCGTTCGCCAAGGCGCGCCTCAACTGCTCCGTCCCGGGCGAGTCCTTCTTCTACTTCGACGTGCTCCAGTCGGTCACCGACATCATCCACATCGACGGTGTGCCGTCCGTGGTGGGCGTGTTCACCACGCAGATGAACAG CATCCCGGGTTCGGCGGTGTGTGCCTTCTCCATGGGCGACATCGAGAAGGTGTTCCAGGGGCGCTTCAAGGAGCAGAAGACCCCCGACTCCGTGTGGACCCCCTTCCCCGAGGAGAAGCTACCCAAGCCCAG GCCCGGGTGCTGTGCGGGCCAGGGTCCGGCAGAGTCCTTCAAGAGCTCCATCGAGTTCCCAGACGAAACGCTGCAGTTCATCAAGTCCCACCCTCTGATGGACACGCCAGTGCCCTCCATACGAGACGAGCCCTGGTTCACCAAGACGCGCGTCAG gtacCGGCTGACGGCGCTGGCGGTGGACACGGCGGCGGGACCCCACCAGAACTACACCGTGGTGTTCATCGGCTCGGAGGCTGGGGTGGTCCTCAAGGTGCTGGCCAAGACGACCTCGGCCTCCCTCAACGACAGCCTgctcctggaggagatagaTGTGTTCAACAAGGCCAA ATGCCTGTCCAGTCACGAGGACGACAAGCGGGTGCTCTCGCTGCACGTGGACGCCGACACCCACAGCCTGTACGTGGCGTTCTCCAGCTGCGTCATCCGCATCCCGCTGAGCCGCTGCGAGCGCCACACCTCCTGCCACAA GTCTTGCATAGCGTTGCGGGACCCCTACTGTGGCTGGAAGAGCCATGGCGCCTGTGAGAAGATCCAGCCAGGCGTTCT GACTGGATATGAGCAAGATGTGGAGTTCGGAGACACTGCTCAGCTAGGAGACTGTCATG CATTTTTGCCTTCTACGTCAGCGCCAGGTTACAAATCATTTGGCGACCCGACCTCTG ACATGGACTTTTCATCCGCACCAGTCACTGCTGGCCTGCCCAGTGGGCCCATACTCCCCCCAGTACTCATTCCCACTCAGAGTCCCGGTTCTGGGCCTGATCCAGACGCGTTTGGCTCAGGCCATGTGCTGCAGGATGACCCGGCCACCTCCCATTCTTTAGACTCTGTCCCAGGGGGGCATGAGG GCATTTGGGACATCCAGGCGAGTGAGGCCAACCAGATGGTCCATATGAACATCCTTATCACCTGCGTGTTCGCCGCCTTCCTACTCGGAGCTCTGCTGGCAGGCCTGGTGGTGTTCTGTTACCGGGACTCGGTACTCCACAAGCCCAGACGTGTCCGCAAAGACGCAGAGGCCGTGCCGCCCTGCTCCGACTCCACTGAGAGCTTTGCCAAACTCAACGGCCTCTTTGACAGCCCTGTGAAG GAATACCACCCCAACATGGACTCTCCCAAGATGTACACCAACCTGCTGAGCAACGGCAAGGACCTCGCCTCGCCCAACGGCGACGTCAAGACCATGATCCTGTGCGACGGCTGCCAGCCCCCCGAGCTGGCCGCCCTCCCCACGCCCGAGTCCACGCCGGTGCTCCAGCAGAAAGGCTTGCAGCCCATCAAGAACCAGTGGGAGCGGGCCAGCGCCAAGGTCAGCAGCTCCCGGAAGGAGTCCAACCCGGCCGCCAAGAGCTCGCAGTtcctcccctcgtctcccccgcctccccccaccgccaacccccaccacccccacccgccCCTGGGCCACTCCCACATCCCCAGCGCCGTGGTGCTGCCCAACGCCACGCACGAGCACCCCGACGACGAGCGCGCCGACGGGGCGCCCCCCTGCCTCTCCGACAAGAAGGCGAAGAACCCGGAGGCCAAGGGGAGCCGGAAGGAGCAGAAGCGGTCGGTGGACGCCCGCAACACGCTCAACGACCTCTTGAAGCACCTCAACGAGGCCGGGGCCAACCCCAAGGGCCTCCTCCAGGAGGGCCCGGGCCCGCGGCCCCGGCCGCACCTCATGCTGGAGCCCATGGAGGCGCTGACGGAGGTGCCGCCCAAGGTGCCCAGCAGGGAGGCCTCCCtctactccccctcctcctccctgccccgACACAGCCCCACCAAGCGGGTGGACGTGCCCATGCCCTCCAGCCCCACGGGGAGCCTGAGCATGGGCGGCACGCTGGAGAGGCAGGCGCGGGGGTACCACCTCCACCGGAGCGCCTCCCACCGGCAATCGCTGTCCACCTCGCCCAACGGGGTAACTATGGGCGTGTCTATGAGCCGCCAGCACAGCATGAACCGAGGCGGGGGCTACATGCCCCCGACGCCCCCCTCCAGGATGGACTCCCACGGCGGAGCCATGGCGGCGGGCATGCACTCGccgcaccccccctccctctcgcggCAGAGCAGCTACAGCGGCTACGGCTCGCTCCCGCGCACCGGCGTCAAGCGGACTCCGTCGCTCAAGCCCGACGTGCCCCCCAAGCCCAACGGGTTCCCCCCCCAAACTCCTCAGATGCGGGTGGTCAACAAGTTCAGCTATTGA
- the sema6dl gene encoding sema domain, transmembrane domain (TM), and cytoplasmic domain, (semaphorin) 6D, like isoform X3, producing the protein MGRRALPALCELLLLLLLTASLTVLAVSFPEDNTPLDVVDAHFSRQYPVFRGRPSGNESQHRLDFQLMTKIQDTLFIAGRDQVYLVSLRESYRNEIIPYRKLTWRSGPADREMCAVKGKHRDECHNFIKVLVPRNDDLVFICGTNGFNPMCRYYRLDNLEFDGEEISGLARCPFDSKQTNVALFADGKLYSATVADFQASDAVIYRSMGDGSALRTIKYDSKWLKEPHFLHAVEYGNYVYFFYREIAVEHNSLGKAVYSRVARICKNDVGGSQRVLEKHWTSFAKARLNCSVPGESFFYFDVLQSVTDIIHIDGVPSVVGVFTTQMNSIPGSAVCAFSMGDIEKVFQGRFKEQKTPDSVWTPFPEEKLPKPRPGCCAGQGPAESFKSSIEFPDETLQFIKSHPLMDTPVPSIRDEPWFTKTRVRYRLTALAVDTAAGPHQNYTVVFIGSEAGVVLKVLAKTTSASLNDSLLLEEIDVFNKAKCLSSHEDDKRVLSLHVDADTHSLYVAFSSCVIRIPLSRCERHTSCHKSCIALRDPYCGWKSHGACEKIQPGVLTGYEQDVEFGDTAQLGDCHAFLPSTSAPGYKSFGDPTSGIWDIQASEANQMVHMNILITCVFAAFLLGALLAGLVVFCYRDSVLHKPRRVRKDAEAVPPCSDSTESFAKLNGLFDSPVKEYHPNMDSPKMYTNLLSNGKDLASPNGDVKTMILCDGCQPPELAALPTPESTPVLQQKGLQPIKNQWERASAKVSSSRKESNPAAKSSQFLPSSPPPPPTANPHHPHPPLGHSHIPSAVVLPNATHEHPDDERADGAPPCLSDKKAKNPEAKGSRKEQKRSVDARNTLNDLLKHLNEAGANPKGLLQEGPGPRPRPHLMLEPMEALTEVPPKVPSREASLYSPSSSLPRHSPTKRVDVPMPSSPTGSLSMGGTLERQARGYHLHRSASHRQSLSTSPNGVTMGVSMSRQHSMNRGGGYMPPTPPSRMDSHGGAMAAGMHSPHPPSLSRQSSYSGYGSLPRTGVKRTPSLKPDVPPKPNGFPPQTPQMRVVNKFSY; encoded by the exons ATGGGCCGGAGAGCACTGCCTGCGCTCTGTGAGCTGCTGCTACTTCTGCTCCTGACCGCCTCGCTCACCGTCCTCGCTGTCAGCTTCCCGGAGGACAACACACCCCTCGATGTGGTCGACGCCCACT TTTCGAGGCAGTACCCTGTTTTCAGAGGCAGGCCCTCTGGAAACGAGTCGCAGCATCGCCTCGACTTTCAACTGATGACCAAGATACAGGATACCTTGTTCATCGCtggcag AGACCAGGTGTACCTTGTGAGCCTCAGAGAGTCCTATAGGAATGAGATCATTCCGTACAgg AAGCTAACATGGCGATCGGGCCCAGCAGACCGAGAGATGTGCGCTGTCAAAGGGAAACACAGA gacgAGTGCCATAACTTTATTAAAGTTCTGGTTCCCCGGAACGATGACCTTGTCTTCATCTGCGGGACCAACGGCTTTAACCCCATGTGCCGGTACTACAGG CTGGACAACCTGGAGTTTGACGGAGAAGAGATAAGCGGACTGGCACGTTGTCCCTTTGACTCCAAACAGACCAATGTTGCACTTTTCGCag ACGGGAAGCTGTACTCTGCCACCGTGGCCGACTTCCAGGCCAGCGACGCTGTGATCTACCGCAGCATGGGGGACGGCTCGGCCCTGCGCACCATCAAATACGATTCCAAGTGGCTTAAAG AACCCCATTTCCTCCATGCAGTGGAGTACGGCAACTACGTCTACTTCTTCTACCGGGAGATCGCGGTGGAGCACAACAGCCTGGGCAAG GCCGTGTACTCCCGGGTGGCGCGGATCTGCAAGAACGACGTGGGTGGCTCCCAGCGGGTGCTGGAGAAGCACTGGACATCGTTCGCCAAGGCGCGCCTCAACTGCTCCGTCCCGGGCGAGTCCTTCTTCTACTTCGACGTGCTCCAGTCGGTCACCGACATCATCCACATCGACGGTGTGCCGTCCGTGGTGGGCGTGTTCACCACGCAGATGAACAG CATCCCGGGTTCGGCGGTGTGTGCCTTCTCCATGGGCGACATCGAGAAGGTGTTCCAGGGGCGCTTCAAGGAGCAGAAGACCCCCGACTCCGTGTGGACCCCCTTCCCCGAGGAGAAGCTACCCAAGCCCAG GCCCGGGTGCTGTGCGGGCCAGGGTCCGGCAGAGTCCTTCAAGAGCTCCATCGAGTTCCCAGACGAAACGCTGCAGTTCATCAAGTCCCACCCTCTGATGGACACGCCAGTGCCCTCCATACGAGACGAGCCCTGGTTCACCAAGACGCGCGTCAG gtacCGGCTGACGGCGCTGGCGGTGGACACGGCGGCGGGACCCCACCAGAACTACACCGTGGTGTTCATCGGCTCGGAGGCTGGGGTGGTCCTCAAGGTGCTGGCCAAGACGACCTCGGCCTCCCTCAACGACAGCCTgctcctggaggagatagaTGTGTTCAACAAGGCCAA ATGCCTGTCCAGTCACGAGGACGACAAGCGGGTGCTCTCGCTGCACGTGGACGCCGACACCCACAGCCTGTACGTGGCGTTCTCCAGCTGCGTCATCCGCATCCCGCTGAGCCGCTGCGAGCGCCACACCTCCTGCCACAA GTCTTGCATAGCGTTGCGGGACCCCTACTGTGGCTGGAAGAGCCATGGCGCCTGTGAGAAGATCCAGCCAGGCGTTCT GACTGGATATGAGCAAGATGTGGAGTTCGGAGACACTGCTCAGCTAGGAGACTGTCATG CATTTTTGCCTTCTACGTCAGCGCCAGGTTACAAATCATTTGGCGACCCGACCTCTG GCATTTGGGACATCCAGGCGAGTGAGGCCAACCAGATGGTCCATATGAACATCCTTATCACCTGCGTGTTCGCCGCCTTCCTACTCGGAGCTCTGCTGGCAGGCCTGGTGGTGTTCTGTTACCGGGACTCGGTACTCCACAAGCCCAGACGTGTCCGCAAAGACGCAGAGGCCGTGCCGCCCTGCTCCGACTCCACTGAGAGCTTTGCCAAACTCAACGGCCTCTTTGACAGCCCTGTGAAG GAATACCACCCCAACATGGACTCTCCCAAGATGTACACCAACCTGCTGAGCAACGGCAAGGACCTCGCCTCGCCCAACGGCGACGTCAAGACCATGATCCTGTGCGACGGCTGCCAGCCCCCCGAGCTGGCCGCCCTCCCCACGCCCGAGTCCACGCCGGTGCTCCAGCAGAAAGGCTTGCAGCCCATCAAGAACCAGTGGGAGCGGGCCAGCGCCAAGGTCAGCAGCTCCCGGAAGGAGTCCAACCCGGCCGCCAAGAGCTCGCAGTtcctcccctcgtctcccccgcctccccccaccgccaacccccaccacccccacccgccCCTGGGCCACTCCCACATCCCCAGCGCCGTGGTGCTGCCCAACGCCACGCACGAGCACCCCGACGACGAGCGCGCCGACGGGGCGCCCCCCTGCCTCTCCGACAAGAAGGCGAAGAACCCGGAGGCCAAGGGGAGCCGGAAGGAGCAGAAGCGGTCGGTGGACGCCCGCAACACGCTCAACGACCTCTTGAAGCACCTCAACGAGGCCGGGGCCAACCCCAAGGGCCTCCTCCAGGAGGGCCCGGGCCCGCGGCCCCGGCCGCACCTCATGCTGGAGCCCATGGAGGCGCTGACGGAGGTGCCGCCCAAGGTGCCCAGCAGGGAGGCCTCCCtctactccccctcctcctccctgccccgACACAGCCCCACCAAGCGGGTGGACGTGCCCATGCCCTCCAGCCCCACGGGGAGCCTGAGCATGGGCGGCACGCTGGAGAGGCAGGCGCGGGGGTACCACCTCCACCGGAGCGCCTCCCACCGGCAATCGCTGTCCACCTCGCCCAACGGGGTAACTATGGGCGTGTCTATGAGCCGCCAGCACAGCATGAACCGAGGCGGGGGCTACATGCCCCCGACGCCCCCCTCCAGGATGGACTCCCACGGCGGAGCCATGGCGGCGGGCATGCACTCGccgcaccccccctccctctcgcggCAGAGCAGCTACAGCGGCTACGGCTCGCTCCCGCGCACCGGCGTCAAGCGGACTCCGTCGCTCAAGCCCGACGTGCCCCCCAAGCCCAACGGGTTCCCCCCCCAAACTCCTCAGATGCGGGTGGTCAACAAGTTCAGCTATTGA
- the sema6dl gene encoding sema domain, transmembrane domain (TM), and cytoplasmic domain, (semaphorin) 6D, like isoform X2 has translation MGRRALPALCELLLLLLLTASLTVLAVSFPEDNTPLDVVDAHFSRQYPVFRGRPSGNESQHRLDFQLMTKIQDTLFIAGRDQVYLVSLRESYRNEIIPYRKLTWRSGPADREMCAVKGKHRDECHNFIKVLVPRNDDLVFICGTNGFNPMCRYYRLDNLEFDGEEISGLARCPFDSKQTNVALFADGKLYSATVADFQASDAVIYRSMGDGSALRTIKYDSKWLKEPHFLHAVEYGNYVYFFYREIAVEHNSLGKAVYSRVARICKNDVGGSQRVLEKHWTSFAKARLNCSVPGESFFYFDVLQSVTDIIHIDGVPSVVGVFTTQMNSIPGSAVCAFSMGDIEKVFQGRFKEQKTPDSVWTPFPEEKLPKPRPGCCAGQGPAESFKSSIEFPDETLQFIKSHPLMDTPVPSIRDEPWFTKTRVRYRLTALAVDTAAGPHQNYTVVFIGSEAGVVLKVLAKTTSASLNDSLLLEEIDVFNKAKCLSSHEDDKRVLSLHVDADTHSLYVAFSSCVIRIPLSRCERHTSCHKSCIALRDPYCGWKSHGACEKIQPGVLTGYEQDVEFGDTAQLGDCHDMDFSSAPVTAGLPSGPILPPVLIPTQSPGSGPDPDAFGSGHVLQDDPATSHSLDSVPGGHEGIWDIQASEANQMVHMNILITCVFAAFLLGALLAGLVVFCYRDSVLHKPRRVRKDAEAVPPCSDSTESFAKLNGLFDSPVKEYHPNMDSPKMYTNLLSNGKDLASPNGDVKTMILCDGCQPPELAALPTPESTPVLQQKGLQPIKNQWERASAKVSSSRKESNPAAKSSQFLPSSPPPPPTANPHHPHPPLGHSHIPSAVVLPNATHEHPDDERADGAPPCLSDKKAKNPEAKGSRKEQKRSVDARNTLNDLLKHLNEAGANPKGLLQEGPGPRPRPHLMLEPMEALTEVPPKVPSREASLYSPSSSLPRHSPTKRVDVPMPSSPTGSLSMGGTLERQARGYHLHRSASHRQSLSTSPNGVTMGVSMSRQHSMNRGGGYMPPTPPSRMDSHGGAMAAGMHSPHPPSLSRQSSYSGYGSLPRTGVKRTPSLKPDVPPKPNGFPPQTPQMRVVNKFSY, from the exons ATGGGCCGGAGAGCACTGCCTGCGCTCTGTGAGCTGCTGCTACTTCTGCTCCTGACCGCCTCGCTCACCGTCCTCGCTGTCAGCTTCCCGGAGGACAACACACCCCTCGATGTGGTCGACGCCCACT TTTCGAGGCAGTACCCTGTTTTCAGAGGCAGGCCCTCTGGAAACGAGTCGCAGCATCGCCTCGACTTTCAACTGATGACCAAGATACAGGATACCTTGTTCATCGCtggcag AGACCAGGTGTACCTTGTGAGCCTCAGAGAGTCCTATAGGAATGAGATCATTCCGTACAgg AAGCTAACATGGCGATCGGGCCCAGCAGACCGAGAGATGTGCGCTGTCAAAGGGAAACACAGA gacgAGTGCCATAACTTTATTAAAGTTCTGGTTCCCCGGAACGATGACCTTGTCTTCATCTGCGGGACCAACGGCTTTAACCCCATGTGCCGGTACTACAGG CTGGACAACCTGGAGTTTGACGGAGAAGAGATAAGCGGACTGGCACGTTGTCCCTTTGACTCCAAACAGACCAATGTTGCACTTTTCGCag ACGGGAAGCTGTACTCTGCCACCGTGGCCGACTTCCAGGCCAGCGACGCTGTGATCTACCGCAGCATGGGGGACGGCTCGGCCCTGCGCACCATCAAATACGATTCCAAGTGGCTTAAAG AACCCCATTTCCTCCATGCAGTGGAGTACGGCAACTACGTCTACTTCTTCTACCGGGAGATCGCGGTGGAGCACAACAGCCTGGGCAAG GCCGTGTACTCCCGGGTGGCGCGGATCTGCAAGAACGACGTGGGTGGCTCCCAGCGGGTGCTGGAGAAGCACTGGACATCGTTCGCCAAGGCGCGCCTCAACTGCTCCGTCCCGGGCGAGTCCTTCTTCTACTTCGACGTGCTCCAGTCGGTCACCGACATCATCCACATCGACGGTGTGCCGTCCGTGGTGGGCGTGTTCACCACGCAGATGAACAG CATCCCGGGTTCGGCGGTGTGTGCCTTCTCCATGGGCGACATCGAGAAGGTGTTCCAGGGGCGCTTCAAGGAGCAGAAGACCCCCGACTCCGTGTGGACCCCCTTCCCCGAGGAGAAGCTACCCAAGCCCAG GCCCGGGTGCTGTGCGGGCCAGGGTCCGGCAGAGTCCTTCAAGAGCTCCATCGAGTTCCCAGACGAAACGCTGCAGTTCATCAAGTCCCACCCTCTGATGGACACGCCAGTGCCCTCCATACGAGACGAGCCCTGGTTCACCAAGACGCGCGTCAG gtacCGGCTGACGGCGCTGGCGGTGGACACGGCGGCGGGACCCCACCAGAACTACACCGTGGTGTTCATCGGCTCGGAGGCTGGGGTGGTCCTCAAGGTGCTGGCCAAGACGACCTCGGCCTCCCTCAACGACAGCCTgctcctggaggagatagaTGTGTTCAACAAGGCCAA ATGCCTGTCCAGTCACGAGGACGACAAGCGGGTGCTCTCGCTGCACGTGGACGCCGACACCCACAGCCTGTACGTGGCGTTCTCCAGCTGCGTCATCCGCATCCCGCTGAGCCGCTGCGAGCGCCACACCTCCTGCCACAA GTCTTGCATAGCGTTGCGGGACCCCTACTGTGGCTGGAAGAGCCATGGCGCCTGTGAGAAGATCCAGCCAGGCGTTCT GACTGGATATGAGCAAGATGTGGAGTTCGGAGACACTGCTCAGCTAGGAGACTGTCATG ACATGGACTTTTCATCCGCACCAGTCACTGCTGGCCTGCCCAGTGGGCCCATACTCCCCCCAGTACTCATTCCCACTCAGAGTCCCGGTTCTGGGCCTGATCCAGACGCGTTTGGCTCAGGCCATGTGCTGCAGGATGACCCGGCCACCTCCCATTCTTTAGACTCTGTCCCAGGGGGGCATGAGG GCATTTGGGACATCCAGGCGAGTGAGGCCAACCAGATGGTCCATATGAACATCCTTATCACCTGCGTGTTCGCCGCCTTCCTACTCGGAGCTCTGCTGGCAGGCCTGGTGGTGTTCTGTTACCGGGACTCGGTACTCCACAAGCCCAGACGTGTCCGCAAAGACGCAGAGGCCGTGCCGCCCTGCTCCGACTCCACTGAGAGCTTTGCCAAACTCAACGGCCTCTTTGACAGCCCTGTGAAG GAATACCACCCCAACATGGACTCTCCCAAGATGTACACCAACCTGCTGAGCAACGGCAAGGACCTCGCCTCGCCCAACGGCGACGTCAAGACCATGATCCTGTGCGACGGCTGCCAGCCCCCCGAGCTGGCCGCCCTCCCCACGCCCGAGTCCACGCCGGTGCTCCAGCAGAAAGGCTTGCAGCCCATCAAGAACCAGTGGGAGCGGGCCAGCGCCAAGGTCAGCAGCTCCCGGAAGGAGTCCAACCCGGCCGCCAAGAGCTCGCAGTtcctcccctcgtctcccccgcctccccccaccgccaacccccaccacccccacccgccCCTGGGCCACTCCCACATCCCCAGCGCCGTGGTGCTGCCCAACGCCACGCACGAGCACCCCGACGACGAGCGCGCCGACGGGGCGCCCCCCTGCCTCTCCGACAAGAAGGCGAAGAACCCGGAGGCCAAGGGGAGCCGGAAGGAGCAGAAGCGGTCGGTGGACGCCCGCAACACGCTCAACGACCTCTTGAAGCACCTCAACGAGGCCGGGGCCAACCCCAAGGGCCTCCTCCAGGAGGGCCCGGGCCCGCGGCCCCGGCCGCACCTCATGCTGGAGCCCATGGAGGCGCTGACGGAGGTGCCGCCCAAGGTGCCCAGCAGGGAGGCCTCCCtctactccccctcctcctccctgccccgACACAGCCCCACCAAGCGGGTGGACGTGCCCATGCCCTCCAGCCCCACGGGGAGCCTGAGCATGGGCGGCACGCTGGAGAGGCAGGCGCGGGGGTACCACCTCCACCGGAGCGCCTCCCACCGGCAATCGCTGTCCACCTCGCCCAACGGGGTAACTATGGGCGTGTCTATGAGCCGCCAGCACAGCATGAACCGAGGCGGGGGCTACATGCCCCCGACGCCCCCCTCCAGGATGGACTCCCACGGCGGAGCCATGGCGGCGGGCATGCACTCGccgcaccccccctccctctcgcggCAGAGCAGCTACAGCGGCTACGGCTCGCTCCCGCGCACCGGCGTCAAGCGGACTCCGTCGCTCAAGCCCGACGTGCCCCCCAAGCCCAACGGGTTCCCCCCCCAAACTCCTCAGATGCGGGTGGTCAACAAGTTCAGCTATTGA